Proteins from one Bradyrhizobium roseum genomic window:
- the argG gene encoding argininosuccinate synthase, with amino-acid sequence MSTILKSLPKGEKVGIAFSGGLDTSAALLWMKQKGAKVFAYTANLGQPDEADYDAIPRKAMEFGAEKARLVDCRAQLVHEGIAAIQSGAFHVSTGGIAYLNTTPLGRAVTGTMLVAAMKEDGVNIWGDGSTYKGNDIERFYRYGLLTNPGLRIYKPWLDQLFIDELGGRAEMSAFMTAHGFAYKMSAEKAYSTDSNLLGATHEAKDLENLDSGIKIVNPIMGVPFWRDDCAVKAEKVVVRFEEGRPVALNGQTFADPVALFLEANAIGGRHGLGMSDQIENRIIEAKSRGIYEAPGMALLHIAYERLVTGIHNEDTIEQYRISGMRLGRLLYQGRWFDSQALMLRETAQRWVAAAVTGEVTLELRRGNDYSILNTESPNLTYAPERLSMEKVEDAAFTPADRIGQLTMRNLDIADTRAKLNLYGKAGLLSSREGADIFKLGSDKG; translated from the coding sequence ATGAGCACGATTCTGAAAAGCCTGCCCAAAGGGGAAAAGGTCGGCATCGCTTTTTCGGGCGGCCTCGACACCTCTGCCGCGCTGCTGTGGATGAAGCAGAAGGGTGCCAAGGTCTTTGCCTACACCGCCAATCTCGGCCAGCCTGACGAGGCCGATTACGATGCGATTCCGCGCAAGGCGATGGAATTCGGCGCCGAAAAGGCCCGCCTGGTGGATTGCCGCGCGCAACTGGTCCACGAAGGTATCGCCGCCATCCAGTCCGGCGCCTTCCACGTCTCGACGGGCGGCATCGCCTACCTCAACACCACGCCGCTCGGCCGCGCCGTGACCGGCACGATGCTGGTCGCGGCCATGAAGGAAGACGGCGTCAACATCTGGGGCGACGGCTCCACCTATAAGGGCAACGATATCGAGCGGTTCTACCGCTACGGCCTGCTGACCAATCCGGGCCTGCGGATCTACAAGCCGTGGCTCGACCAGCTTTTCATCGACGAACTGGGTGGCCGGGCCGAAATGTCGGCCTTCATGACCGCGCATGGTTTTGCCTACAAGATGAGCGCCGAAAAAGCGTACTCGACCGACAGCAACCTGCTCGGCGCCACCCACGAGGCCAAGGATCTCGAAAATCTCGACAGCGGCATCAAGATCGTCAACCCGATCATGGGCGTGCCGTTCTGGCGCGACGACTGCGCCGTCAAGGCCGAGAAGGTCGTGGTGCGTTTCGAGGAGGGCCGGCCGGTCGCGCTGAACGGCCAGACGTTTGCCGATCCCGTCGCGCTGTTCCTCGAAGCCAACGCCATCGGCGGCCGGCATGGCCTCGGCATGAGCGACCAGATCGAGAACCGCATCATCGAAGCCAAGAGCCGCGGCATTTACGAAGCCCCCGGCATGGCGCTGCTGCACATCGCCTATGAACGCCTCGTCACCGGCATTCACAACGAAGACACCATCGAACAATACCGAATCAGCGGCATGCGCCTCGGCCGGCTGCTCTATCAGGGTCGCTGGTTCGATTCCCAGGCCTTGATGCTGCGCGAGACCGCGCAGCGCTGGGTGGCGGCGGCCGTCACCGGTGAGGTGACGCTGGAACTGCGCCGCGGCAACGACTATTCGATCCTGAACACCGAAAGCCCGAACCTGACCTACGCGCCGGAGCGGTTGAGCATGGAGAAGGTGGAGGATGCCGCGTTCACGCCGGCGGACCGCATCGGACAACTGACGATGCGCAACCTCGATATCGCCGATACCCGCGCCAAGCTCAATCTGTATGGCAAGGCGGGCCTGCTTTCGAGCCGGGAAGGCGCCGATATCTTCAAGCTCGGCAGCGACAAGGGCTGA
- a CDS encoding SDR family oxidoreductase, whose translation MFEKGLLAGKRILVTGGGSGLGAAMGHRFVELGAELIICGRRRDMLETAAARLRSELGAKVGVIGCDIRDGAAVAAMMDEIWREAPLDVLVNNAAATFIAQTEHLSPRAADAILAPTLHGTMYCTLAAGRRWIDGKHAGVVLSILSTSTITGRAFTVPSAMAKSAVLAMTRSLAVEWGPKGVRTVAIAPGAFPTPGASGQLRPEGRDQSWAERNPLGRAGEHDELANLASFLVSDQAGYINGEMVVQDGGAHLRSSGAEDLLQWTDAQWQRQREGRPKN comes from the coding sequence ATGTTTGAAAAGGGTCTGCTGGCAGGCAAGCGAATACTGGTCACTGGCGGCGGTTCGGGGCTCGGGGCCGCGATGGGACACCGCTTCGTCGAGCTCGGCGCCGAGCTGATCATTTGCGGGCGCCGGCGCGACATGCTGGAGACGGCAGCCGCGCGTCTGCGCAGCGAACTCGGCGCCAAGGTCGGCGTGATCGGCTGCGACATCCGCGACGGCGCTGCGGTCGCTGCCATGATGGACGAGATCTGGCGCGAGGCGCCGCTCGACGTTCTCGTCAACAATGCCGCCGCGACCTTCATCGCGCAGACCGAACATCTGTCGCCGCGGGCGGCGGATGCGATCCTGGCGCCGACGCTGCATGGCACGATGTACTGCACGCTCGCCGCCGGCAGGCGCTGGATCGACGGCAAGCACGCCGGCGTCGTGCTCAGCATCCTCTCGACCTCGACGATCACCGGCCGCGCCTTCACGGTGCCGTCGGCGATGGCGAAGTCCGCGGTGCTCGCGATGACCCGAAGCCTGGCGGTGGAGTGGGGCCCAAAGGGCGTGCGTACGGTTGCGATTGCGCCCGGTGCGTTTCCGACGCCGGGCGCGTCCGGCCAGCTCCGTCCCGAAGGGCGCGATCAAAGCTGGGCGGAACGCAATCCGCTCGGCCGCGCCGGCGAGCATGACGAACTCGCCAACCTCGCGAGCTTTTTGGTTTCCGACCAGGCCGGCTACATCAATGGCGAGATGGTCGTGCAGGACGGCGGCGCGCACTTGCGCAGTTCCGGCGCCGAGGATCTGCTGCAATGGACTGATGCGCAGTGGCAGAGGCAGCGCGAGGGCCGGCCAAAAAACTGA
- the rlmN gene encoding 23S rRNA (adenine(2503)-C(2))-methyltransferase RlmN produces MSLSSSVAPLEKIPLETYVPPAKPSLIGLSRAEIADRLGGIGVAPAQRKMRTQQLWHWMYVRGAKAFDEMTSISKDMRAQLEQHFTVDRPEVVAEQVSNDGTRKWLLRLPSGDAFQKAHEVECVYIPETDRGTLCVSSQVGCTLNCSFCHTGTQRLVRNLTAGEIVGQIMVARDRLNDWADRETPTGSRLVTNVVMMGMGEPLYNFDAVRDALLITADNEGIGISRRRITLSTSGVVPNIIRTGDEIGVMLAISLHAVRDELRDELVPLNRKYPIAELMQACRDYPGASNARRITFEYVMLKGINDSMDDAKLLVKLLKGIPAKINLIPFNPWPGTKYECSDWDQIEKFSEYIFNAGYSSPVRTPRGRDILAACGQLKSETEKLSVREREALRAMAMTD; encoded by the coding sequence ATGTCGCTATCCTCTTCCGTGGCGCCGCTCGAGAAAATTCCGCTCGAAACCTATGTGCCGCCTGCAAAACCTTCGCTGATCGGCCTGTCGCGCGCCGAGATCGCTGACCGGCTGGGCGGGATTGGCGTCGCGCCCGCGCAGCGCAAGATGCGCACGCAGCAGCTCTGGCACTGGATGTATGTCCGCGGCGCCAAGGCGTTCGACGAAATGACCAGCATTTCGAAGGACATGCGCGCGCAGCTAGAGCAGCATTTTACCGTCGATCGGCCCGAAGTGGTCGCCGAGCAGGTCTCCAACGACGGCACCCGCAAATGGTTGTTGCGGCTGCCGAGCGGCGACGCATTCCAGAAGGCCCATGAGGTCGAGTGCGTCTACATTCCCGAGACCGATCGCGGCACGCTCTGCGTCTCCTCGCAGGTCGGCTGCACGCTCAATTGCTCGTTCTGCCACACCGGCACGCAGCGGCTGGTGCGCAACCTGACCGCCGGTGAAATCGTCGGCCAGATCATGGTGGCGCGCGACCGTCTCAACGACTGGGCCGACCGTGAGACGCCGACCGGCAGCCGGCTCGTCACCAACGTCGTCATGATGGGCATGGGCGAGCCGCTCTACAATTTCGACGCGGTGCGCGATGCGCTGCTGATCACCGCGGACAATGAAGGCATCGGCATCTCGCGCCGCCGCATCACGCTGTCGACCTCGGGCGTGGTGCCGAACATCATCCGCACCGGCGATGAGATCGGCGTCATGCTGGCGATCTCGCTGCATGCGGTGCGTGACGAGTTGCGCGATGAACTGGTGCCGCTGAACCGGAAATATCCGATCGCGGAGCTGATGCAGGCCTGCCGCGATTATCCGGGTGCCTCCAACGCACGCCGCATCACGTTCGAGTATGTGATGCTGAAGGGCATCAACGACTCCATGGATGACGCCAAGCTGCTGGTAAAGCTCCTCAAGGGCATTCCGGCGAAGATCAATCTGATCCCGTTCAACCCGTGGCCGGGCACCAAATATGAGTGCTCGGACTGGGACCAGATCGAAAAATTCTCCGAATATATTTTCAACGCCGGCTATTCCTCCCCGGTCCGCACCCCGCGCGGCCGCGACATCCTCGCCGCCTGCGGCCAGTTGAAGTCAGAGACCGAAAAACTGTCCGTCCGCGAACGCGAGGCGCTGCGCGCGATGGCAATGACGGATTGA
- a CDS encoding NADPH:quinone oxidoreductase family protein, with amino-acid sequence MKAILCSQYCQPDDLVLADVPDPVAEPGQAVIAIKAAALNFFDILMIQGKYQIKPPFPFSPAAEVAGVIESVGEGVTSLKVGDRVVASCGHNGAREKIALPANTIVKIPDNLDFDRAAGIIIIYGTALHALEDRASPKPGETLAVLGAAGGTGLAACELGKLMGLKVIACASSDEKLEFAKAHGAELTLNYSKEDLKEGLRRLTGGKGVDIIFDPVGGTYAEAALRSIAWEGRFLVIGFAAGDIPKMPLNLALLKGCDIRGVFWGAWTRLNAEKNRTNLEKLVKWTAEGKISSHVDRTFPLAQTAEALKVLAGRKAMGKVILHP; translated from the coding sequence ATGAAAGCCATTCTCTGCTCGCAGTACTGCCAACCCGACGATCTCGTGCTGGCCGACGTGCCCGATCCGGTGGCCGAACCGGGACAGGCCGTGATTGCGATCAAAGCCGCGGCGCTGAATTTCTTCGACATCCTGATGATCCAGGGCAAGTACCAGATCAAGCCGCCGTTCCCGTTCTCCCCGGCGGCCGAGGTTGCCGGCGTGATTGAAAGCGTCGGCGAAGGCGTCACCAGCCTGAAGGTCGGCGACCGCGTGGTAGCGTCCTGCGGCCATAACGGCGCGCGTGAGAAGATCGCACTGCCGGCGAACACGATCGTGAAGATTCCCGACAATCTTGATTTCGATCGTGCCGCCGGGATCATCATCATCTACGGCACGGCGCTGCACGCCCTCGAAGACCGCGCCAGCCCGAAGCCGGGTGAGACGCTCGCCGTGCTGGGGGCTGCCGGCGGCACCGGGCTTGCGGCGTGCGAGCTCGGCAAGCTGATGGGCCTGAAGGTGATTGCCTGTGCATCCTCGGACGAGAAACTCGAATTCGCCAAGGCCCATGGCGCCGAGCTGACGCTGAACTACAGCAAGGAAGACCTGAAAGAGGGCTTGCGCCGGCTGACCGGCGGCAAGGGCGTCGACATCATCTTCGATCCGGTCGGCGGCACTTACGCCGAAGCCGCTTTGCGCTCGATCGCCTGGGAAGGCCGCTTCCTGGTGATCGGCTTCGCCGCGGGTGACATTCCCAAGATGCCGCTCAACCTCGCACTGCTCAAGGGCTGCGATATTCGTGGCGTTTTCTGGGGCGCGTGGACCAGACTCAACGCGGAGAAGAACCGCACCAACCTGGAGAAGCTCGTGAAGTGGACGGCGGAGGGCAAGATCTCCTCGCATGTCGATCGCACCTTCCCGCTGGCGCAAACCGCCGAAGCACTGAAAGTGCTCGCTGGCCGCAAGGCGATGGGCAAGGTGATTCTACATCCGTGA
- a CDS encoding invasion associated locus B family protein: MPTFLVAVAALCGMLSLAQAQTPAPKATKDTPKPAAAPAPAAKPSAAKPAAPAPGPAAAGNAEPTLIGQYGTWGAYTATPNGRKVCFALAKPSSSKTNPPNRPRDPAYAFVSTRPAERVVNEVSIMIGYALKPGSESSLEVGGSAYAMYTQGDGLWIKNAAEEEQMVAAMRKSAEVTVKGVSAKGTETVDVFSLKGLSQALDRLAQDCKR; encoded by the coding sequence ATGCCGACATTTCTGGTTGCCGTTGCGGCGCTGTGTGGGATGCTATCCCTCGCGCAAGCACAAACCCCTGCTCCGAAAGCTACAAAGGACACGCCGAAACCTGCGGCGGCGCCGGCTCCGGCGGCAAAGCCTTCGGCCGCCAAGCCTGCTGCGCCGGCACCGGGCCCTGCAGCTGCCGGCAATGCAGAGCCCACTTTAATCGGACAGTACGGTACCTGGGGCGCCTACACGGCGACGCCGAACGGCAGAAAAGTTTGTTTTGCGCTGGCGAAGCCGTCGTCGTCCAAAACCAATCCGCCGAATCGGCCGCGCGATCCGGCTTACGCCTTCGTGTCGACGCGGCCGGCCGAGCGCGTCGTCAACGAAGTTTCGATCATGATCGGGTATGCGCTCAAGCCGGGCTCGGAATCCTCGCTCGAGGTCGGTGGCTCAGCCTATGCGATGTATACCCAAGGCGACGGGCTGTGGATCAAGAATGCAGCGGAAGAAGAGCAGATGGTCGCCGCCATGCGCAAATCCGCCGAAGTCACCGTGAAGGGCGTCTCGGCCAAGGGCACCGAAACGGTGGACGTGTTTTCGCTGAAGGGGCTGTCCCAGGCGCTCGACCGGCTGGCGCAGGATTGCAAGCGCTAG
- a CDS encoding phosphatase PAP2 family protein, translating into MNRTGLVIALGLSLVIGLLFGIFPELDLKLAALFFDSTSASFPLKQHGLAAFARDGAMWIAWALALPALFAIVAKLLRPDRPMLVPGRAAVFLLVTILLSAVVLTNLTFKTYWGRPRPVMVTEFNGPWQFVPWWDPRGECGRNCSFFSGEGATAFWAYAPAALTPPAWRPLAYVAATVFGIVTSTLRMAFGGHFFTDVAAAGLVSFFVIWLAHAWIYRWPSTRLTDGQIESALARWGRPGYRLWQRLRGRTAA; encoded by the coding sequence ATGAACCGGACCGGACTTGTCATCGCGTTGGGCCTGTCGCTCGTCATCGGACTGCTGTTCGGGATTTTCCCCGAACTCGACCTGAAGCTGGCGGCTTTGTTTTTCGATTCCACGAGCGCGTCGTTTCCTTTGAAGCAGCACGGGCTTGCCGCCTTCGCGCGTGACGGCGCCATGTGGATCGCGTGGGCGCTGGCGCTGCCGGCGCTGTTTGCCATCGTGGCAAAACTGCTGCGGCCGGACCGGCCGATGCTGGTTCCGGGGCGCGCCGCGGTATTCCTGCTGGTGACGATCCTGCTCTCGGCCGTCGTGCTGACCAATCTCACCTTCAAGACCTATTGGGGCCGGCCGCGGCCGGTGATGGTGACCGAGTTCAATGGTCCCTGGCAGTTCGTGCCGTGGTGGGATCCCCGCGGCGAGTGCGGGCGCAACTGCTCGTTCTTCTCCGGCGAGGGCGCCACCGCGTTCTGGGCCTACGCGCCGGCCGCGCTGACGCCACCGGCCTGGCGGCCGCTGGCCTATGTCGCGGCCACCGTGTTCGGGATCGTCACCTCCACGCTGCGCATGGCGTTCGGCGGGCATTTCTTCACCGACGTCGCTGCCGCCGGTCTCGTCAGCTTTTTCGTGATCTGGCTGGCCCATGCCTGGATCTACCGCTGGCCCTCGACACGGTTGACGGATGGGCAGATCGAGTCCGCGCTGGCGCGTTGGGGCCGGCCCGGTTACCGCCTCTGGCAGCGCCTGCGCGGGCGCACGGCGGCTTAG